The sequence below is a genomic window from Alphaproteobacteria bacterium.
TGATTGCAAGGGACTTAAAACACTACCGGTTCAGGATAAATGTTCAGTTGCGTTGGAAATTACGCCTAGCAGCCCAGGGCCTTGGTCAGTTGAATTATTATTAAATCATTCCGGTACAGGCCGTATTGCGCGCGCGGAAGTAAATGGCACAACGCTTGGTAAAGCTGATGAAAAATCCGAAGGATTGGCAATCAGTAAAAAAATCGCGGCGCCACTCGATTTTGGTACGGTAATGGTGAATGAAGAAAAAGCCGCCCGCACCATGCTAATTGAAAATGACAGCACGGTTCCGTTGCTTATCTCTTCGATAGATTTGATTGCCTCAGAAGATGAAGGGCTGAGTGTCCGAAAAATGGGCTGCAAAGAAGGTGATGAATTAAAACCGGGCGAATCCTGCCCGATTACGGTGATGTGGGAGCCAACTTTCCGTGGGAATGTAGCGACCGATTTGATTGTGCGTCATAGCGGCAATCTGGGCTTTGTTGTAGTGCCCATTCGCGGTGCAGGTTCAGATGGACGCAGCGGAAAAGAAGAGGATGTTGCAGATACAAAATCCGGTTCGGATAAGCCAAAACGTAGTAGCTCTTCATCATTGATGCCAAGCGGTTCGGGTAAGCTGCAATTGCGTTCACAACCTTCACTTGAACCATTGCCACTGCCGAAATCAGCCGCAAAAATGGATGGTTCGGATGACGGCGTTGTACCGATGAAATCAAGTGCGGTACTCCCAACTAAACCGCCAAGCGTTGAAGAAATGGTTGAAGCCGAGCAAGCGCCCGCTGCATCGGCACCGCAACTTATGTTGATTGGTACTGTCGGCGGGCGCGCTATTTTAGGCGATGCACAAGAACAATCCTATATGGTGGGGCTTGGTGAAAAAGTTTCGATTGACGGCGTCGATGTAGAATTATTACAGCTGGATCCAACCCGTGTCGTGGTGATGGCGGCTGGCAAACGTATGAATCTAACGCTTCGTAACAAGCAAACTATTCAGCCCAGAAGCGCTGAAAAATCGGATGATGGAAAAAGCACATCGGATTCAGGACAGGCCAAGCGTAAACGCTCCTCTTTTGAGAGTGGTAGCTCAAAGTCAGAAAAGCTGGTGGATAATTCTGCGACTAGTTCATCTTCGTCATCTTCAGGCGGTAGTGGTCTGAATTCAACAGGCAGTATTGGTGGAACAAGCAGTAATAGTTCGGGCTTGGGCACCTCGACAAAACAGTTGAATAACGCCATGACCGCACAAGATGTTCTCAATATGATAAAGCCATAGGTTAGTCGTGCATGGAAGAGGTTATAACAACTCCGGCGGATGAGACAAAAGAAACAAAGTCATCCCTTCAAGCGCCAGAAGCACGCTTTAAATTATCACAGCGACATGTCGATTTAGCGCTTGCCGAGCAAAGTGTGCACCGTGCACGCGGCCGTCACATGTCGGTTGAAGAAATTCTTAAGCGCAATGGTTTCCGGATTGAAGAAGAAGAAACCAAGGGCAAAAGTAAAATCGGTGTCCGTCAGGATTTGAATATGCAATCCCTGCGGCTCTATGTTCCAACATCCATTCAAACTGCGATGGGTATTTGCCTTCTTGACCTAAAAGAAGGTGTGCTGCGTGTCGCGACAGGTGACCGATTTGAAGAAAGCGAATTGGAGCGCATCATTCTTGCGCTTAAACGCGGTAAGTGCGATGTCAATGATGTCGAAATCGAGCCATGGGATAGAGGGGAACTGGCGCGCCTGATGCGCGACCAAACCGAAGTTGCCAGTGAACGCTTGGTGCGTATTTTTGCCACCCTTTCACGCGACCCAGATAACGCAACCATGGTCGAACAGGCCGTTTATGATATTCTGGCGGAAGCCTGCCAAAGTCGTACATCGGATATTCACTTAACCCTGCAAGAAGATGATGTGCGCTGCTGGATTAGATATCGTGTTGACGGTGATATTACCTACAAACACTTGCTTCCGAACCGTGTGATGGCGCCGATTGTCACCCGTATTAAAACGGAGTCCAAGATGGACGCCGCTGATCGTCAGCACCCACAAGACGGCCGTCTGTCATTTGAATGGCAAGGTCGCATGATTGACGTTCGTGTTGCATCCTTACCTGTTGCGCCTTCGGGTGAAAAAATCACCATGCGGTTGCTCGATCGAGATAACCTTCGTTCATTCGATGAACTTTTTTCCAATGCCCCCGATGTTGCCAAACGTATTCGCCGCGTGGTGCATGGTAATGTAAAAGATGGCGGTTTGATTGTGGTCAGCGGACCTACGGGCTCTGGTAAATCAACAACTTTGTACGGAATTATTCAAGAAATCGACCGCACGGCCAAAGCAGTCTATTCGGTTGAATCGCCTGTGGAATACGATATGCCACTGGTGGACCAGACATCGGTTACCGATCATTCGGGTATGGGCCTTGCGGATGCGGTACGCGCGCTGATGCGCCATGACCCTGACGTTATCATCATCGGTGAAATGCGCGATGGTGATACGGTAGAAGCCGCATTGCGTGCAACAGAATCTGGTCACTTGGTGATTACTACGGTGCATGCTGTCAACGCCTTGCACGTGCTTGACCGTATTGATGGGTTTTTATCATCCACTTATCGTACATCTGGCCTTTATATTCTTGGTCATGCGCTAATCGGTTCATTATCACAGCGCCTTGTGAAAACGGTTTGCCCGGCCTGTCACAAGCAAATGAATGCAATGGAAGTATTTGGCGATGAAAATCGCCTTCAGGATATGGGATTAACGGGTGACGACAGAGTAGCCATTGCTGATCGCAAGGGCTGTGATTTATGCAACCGCAGCGGTTTTCTAGGTCGAACGCTTGCGCTTGAAGCGTTATTCCCGCCTGAAGATCAGGCTAGTAAGCGCAGTATCACGGAAATGATTTTATCGAATGTTACCAATTCGGTAGTCGATGTGCCGGGCACAATATTCATTCCACGTGAAGCCACTATCCGTGATCTGATTAAACGCCGTGTGATTGACGCGCATATGGGCGCTGCGCTGCTTGTTGAAGAAATGGCAGGGAAAGCGCGATGAAGCTTTGGAATGTTCGCTATGCAGTGACTTTGCCCGGCGGCCACGTCAGTGTACGCGAAGAAGATTTCTATTTGCCATCCCAAGATGAAGTGCGCCGCGTATTGCGTTCCAAGGGATTATGGCCAATCAAAATCAAAGAGCGCAAGCAAGACATGTTCGAATGGATGGATGTGCGCTCTGCTGCTTGGCAAATTCAGTTACTACGCGCGTTGCGCTTTCAATCTGCAACAACATCAGCAGGTACCGCTTTATTGAATATTATTGAAGGCGAAACCGATCCGCGGCGGCGCCTAGCGTTTTTGCCAACACGCTCAGTATTAAAGGGTGGTGGTTCGTTTTCCGAAGCGC
It includes:
- a CDS encoding ATPase, T2SS/T4P/T4SS family; this encodes MEEVITTPADETKETKSSLQAPEARFKLSQRHVDLALAEQSVHRARGRHMSVEEILKRNGFRIEEEETKGKSKIGVRQDLNMQSLRLYVPTSIQTAMGICLLDLKEGVLRVATGDRFEESELERIILALKRGKCDVNDVEIEPWDRGELARLMRDQTEVASERLVRIFATLSRDPDNATMVEQAVYDILAEACQSRTSDIHLTLQEDDVRCWIRYRVDGDITYKHLLPNRVMAPIVTRIKTESKMDAADRQHPQDGRLSFEWQGRMIDVRVASLPVAPSGEKITMRLLDRDNLRSFDELFSNAPDVAKRIRRVVHGNVKDGGLIVVSGPTGSGKSTTLYGIIQEIDRTAKAVYSVESPVEYDMPLVDQTSVTDHSGMGLADAVRALMRHDPDVIIIGEMRDGDTVEAALRATESGHLVITTVHAVNALHVLDRIDGFLSSTYRTSGLYILGHALIGSLSQRLVKTVCPACHKQMNAMEVFGDENRLQDMGLTGDDRVAIADRKGCDLCNRSGFLGRTLALEALFPPEDQASKRSITEMILSNVTNSVVDVPGTIFIPREATIRDLIKRRVIDAHMGAALLVEEMAGKAR